The bacterium genome includes a region encoding these proteins:
- the accD gene encoding acetyl-CoA carboxylase, carboxyltransferase subunit beta — protein MSWFRKEKKPKEPLQEKPSRVPEGLWMKCEGCQQIIWHKELDRNLNVCPKCNYHFRISSEDRIRLLLDEGPYRELFGNILSVDVLRFKDTKKYRDRLQNSWNTAGKSDAIRIVEGKLAGETVLLCVMEYSFMGGSMGSVVGEKITRAIEHCLQHRAPLVIISCSGGARMQEGALSLMQMAKISAALARLDDAGLPYVSVLTDPTTGGVSASYAMLGDLNIAEPRALIGFAGPRVIEQTIRQKLPEGFQRSEFLLEHGMLDDIVERKQMRDYLIKALQYMNSKN, from the coding sequence ATGTCCTGGTTTAGAAAAGAAAAGAAGCCGAAAGAACCACTCCAGGAAAAACCTTCACGCGTCCCGGAAGGCCTCTGGATGAAGTGTGAAGGTTGCCAGCAGATCATCTGGCACAAGGAGCTGGATCGCAATCTAAACGTCTGCCCGAAATGCAACTATCACTTCCGGATCAGTTCCGAAGACAGGATCCGCCTGTTGCTGGATGAAGGACCTTACCGGGAATTGTTCGGCAACATTCTTTCTGTGGATGTGCTTCGTTTCAAGGACACGAAAAAGTATCGGGATCGTCTGCAGAATAGCTGGAATACGGCTGGAAAATCGGATGCAATCCGCATCGTGGAAGGAAAATTAGCCGGAGAGACCGTTCTTTTGTGTGTGATGGAGTATTCCTTCATGGGTGGGAGCATGGGCAGTGTCGTGGGGGAAAAGATCACGCGCGCAATCGAACATTGTCTGCAACATCGCGCCCCGCTTGTCATCATTTCCTGTTCAGGTGGCGCGCGGATGCAGGAAGGCGCGCTTTCTCTGATGCAAATGGCGAAAATTTCTGCGGCCCTGGCCCGTCTCGATGATGCGGGCCTGCCTTATGTCTCGGTTCTGACCGATCCAACAACAGGTGGAGTTTCGGCGAGCTACGCAATGCTGGGTGATCTGAATATCGCTGAACCGCGAGCGCTCATCGGTTTCGCAGGACCGCGTGTCATCGAGCAAACAATCCGGCAAAAATTGCCAGAGGGTTTTCAGCGATCCGAGTTTCTCTTAGAACACGGCATGCTCGATGACATCGTGGAACGCAAACAAATGCGCGATTACCTCATCAAAGCCCTCCAGTATATGAACTCAAAAAATTAA
- a CDS encoding nodulation protein NfeD, translating to MKTNSLYVVCFLLLCSISFAAESTVVHIFLDGPIHAVTSEYVTRGIDHAQETNAELVILQVETPGGIDGPMRTIISKMVNSKVPVAVYVAPGGARATSAGFFITIAADLAVMAPGTHLGSAHPVTIGEGGEETENRKTMMKKATEDSVAYIKTLAEKRSRNIEQAEKAVRDSISFTETEALKWKLIDFIAKDKNELLQKANGLTIKRFDGSEKKLNLNKPRVIAYEMTRRQRFLSFLADPNITVLLFSIGMIGILMELYHPGAILPGIVGVISLSLCILSAQILPINYIGAMLIAFSIVLFLLEIKITSYGLLTIGGVVSFVLGATMLFDAPIPEMRISYKVIGTSVFLITATMAFLLFMVVSLHRRKPVTGLQGLLQETGIAQTDIHGSGKVFVHGELWNATANEPISKGEKVKIVSVEGLNLRVEKQ from the coding sequence ATGAAAACAAATAGTTTGTATGTCGTTTGTTTTCTGCTTCTTTGTTCGATCTCTTTTGCAGCAGAATCGACGGTGGTCCATATCTTTCTGGATGGTCCCATCCATGCGGTCACATCGGAGTACGTTACGCGCGGAATCGATCATGCACAGGAGACAAATGCAGAGCTTGTGATTTTGCAGGTCGAAACTCCAGGCGGCATTGACGGGCCCATGCGAACCATCATCTCCAAGATGGTGAATTCAAAAGTACCCGTTGCAGTTTACGTGGCGCCGGGAGGCGCGCGGGCGACTTCTGCAGGCTTTTTTATTACGATCGCAGCAGACCTGGCAGTCATGGCGCCGGGAACGCATTTGGGCTCCGCTCATCCTGTCACGATTGGGGAAGGCGGCGAAGAAACAGAAAATAGAAAAACGATGATGAAGAAAGCGACCGAGGACTCAGTCGCATATATAAAGACGCTGGCCGAAAAGCGTTCTCGAAATATTGAACAGGCTGAAAAAGCTGTGCGGGATTCGATTTCTTTTACTGAAACAGAAGCCCTGAAATGGAAACTGATCGATTTCATAGCGAAGGATAAAAATGAACTACTGCAGAAAGCGAACGGTTTAACCATCAAAAGGTTCGATGGATCGGAAAAGAAACTGAACCTCAACAAACCCAGAGTGATTGCCTATGAAATGACGCGCAGGCAACGGTTCCTGTCTTTTCTTGCTGATCCGAACATCACCGTGCTTCTATTTAGCATCGGAATGATCGGTATTCTCATGGAACTCTATCATCCAGGCGCGATTCTTCCGGGAATTGTGGGTGTTATCAGTCTTTCACTTTGTATCCTTTCGGCGCAGATTTTACCGATTAATTATATTGGCGCAATGTTGATCGCATTTTCGATTGTTCTGTTCCTTTTGGAAATCAAGATTACCAGTTATGGCTTATTGACCATCGGCGGAGTTGTATCTTTTGTACTCGGCGCCACCATGTTGTTTGACGCTCCCATTCCTGAAATGCGGATCAGCTATAAAGTGATCGGCACGTCTGTGTTTTTGATCACGGCGACCATGGCGTTTCTTTTATTCATGGTTGTGTCTCTGCACCGGCGTAAGCCGGTTACCGGCCTTCAAGGTTTGTTGCAGGAAACAGGCATTGCACAAACAGACATTCATGGAAGCGGCAAGGTTTTTGTGCATGGCGAACTGTGGAATGCAACGGCAAACGAACCGATTTCAAAAGGTGAAAAGGTAAAAATCGTTTCCGTAGAAGGCCTAAACTTGCGAGTGGAAAAGCAGTAA
- a CDS encoding slipin family protein, which yields MLENWIPYGIVVLFAIFLLKSWINILREYERGVVFRLGRLVPVPRGPGIVLVAYPVEKMVRVSLRTVTLDVPPQDVITRDNVSVKVNAVVYFRVFEPTKAIVEVENYLYATSQLAQTTLRSILGEVDLDGLLSEREDLNARLQHILDERTDPWGIKVSMVEVKHVDLPQEMQRAMAKQAEAEREKRAKIIHARGELEASKSLSEAAVVMSANPITVQLRYLQTLTEIAAEKNSTIIFPLPVDLISNFLKK from the coding sequence ATGTTAGAAAACTGGATTCCTTATGGAATCGTTGTTTTGTTTGCGATTTTTCTATTGAAATCATGGATCAACATCCTTCGTGAATATGAGCGCGGCGTTGTTTTTCGTTTGGGAAGACTGGTGCCGGTTCCTCGCGGACCCGGGATTGTTCTGGTTGCATACCCTGTTGAGAAAATGGTGCGAGTAAGTTTGCGTACGGTCACACTCGATGTGCCGCCTCAGGATGTCATCACGCGGGACAATGTTTCCGTCAAAGTGAACGCTGTCGTTTATTTCCGCGTGTTCGAACCGACAAAAGCCATTGTAGAAGTGGAAAATTATCTGTATGCTACTTCTCAGTTGGCGCAAACCACATTGCGCTCGATTCTAGGGGAGGTAGATCTGGACGGTTTATTGTCCGAAAGGGAAGACCTGAACGCACGTCTGCAGCATATTTTAGACGAACGCACGGATCCCTGGGGAATCAAGGTTTCCATGGTGGAGGTAAAGCATGTGGATCTGCCCCAGGAAATGCAGCGCGCCATGGCCAAACAGGCGGAAGCAGAGCGGGAAAAACGCGCAAAGATCATTCATGCCCGCGGTGAACTGGAAGCCTCCAAATCCCTTTCGGAAGCAGCGGTCGTAATGTCAGCCAATCCGATTACAGTTCAATTGCGATATCTTCAGACCTTAACAGAGATCGCTGCTGAGAAGAATTCAACCATCATCTTCCCGTTGCCGGTCGATCTCATTTCCAACTTCCTGAAAAAATAA
- a CDS encoding sensor domain-containing diguanylate cyclase, protein MKESALIYDRDDVLATVSDFLDKEGWQVQQVREKEELIQKVRADSYTLVFCNLESAADANLINELWSQLRTPSQLLVVGPDDVNLAVRIMQSGARHYWPTPFPLSDFETLYRDGIFAAKKHRPVYHREGTLLQIIKEIALTMELDGLTNILVDSAIELTGADGGGILLLDEKSNMLMMKAVRGVSGADRSAEFFGLPEKEFYDILSKRKPLLFHPTDPPIYTPNGQRVAAMIVTPTWWKDQPLGELVMVKYEDSELFTADDFKLLSLLSEEIAGAVHNAIIHYKTKELTIKDDLTEAYNRRYFEEYLEEEFLRAKRYGSDLSLIFFDVDNLKEVNVKYGHLIGSKTLQEIAHRIILTVRGIDKVVRYGGDEFCIVLPETDTQGALQVADRIRSTIASRPFRISENAQVNLTGSIGIASFPAHANTKDDLVRQADRAMFTIKNQSKNAIAIAQSI, encoded by the coding sequence ATGAAAGAATCCGCCTTGATCTATGATCGGGACGACGTGTTAGCGACGGTTTCCGATTTTCTGGATAAAGAAGGATGGCAAGTTCAGCAAGTTCGGGAAAAGGAAGAACTGATTCAAAAAGTTCGAGCAGATAGTTACACGCTCGTTTTTTGTAATCTGGAATCTGCCGCGGACGCCAATTTGATAAACGAGCTCTGGTCGCAATTGAGAACACCCTCCCAACTGCTTGTTGTTGGTCCGGACGATGTGAATCTGGCGGTTCGCATCATGCAATCCGGCGCAAGGCACTACTGGCCGACTCCTTTTCCGCTGTCCGATTTTGAAACGCTCTACCGGGATGGCATTTTCGCTGCGAAAAAGCACCGCCCTGTTTATCACCGGGAAGGAACCTTGTTGCAGATCATTAAAGAGATCGCACTGACGATGGAGCTGGATGGCCTGACCAATATTCTTGTGGATTCTGCAATTGAGCTTACAGGAGCCGATGGCGGAGGGATTCTCTTACTGGATGAGAAATCCAACATGTTAATGATGAAAGCGGTTCGGGGGGTCAGTGGAGCGGATCGCAGCGCAGAATTTTTTGGTCTGCCGGAAAAAGAGTTTTACGACATCCTTTCCAAGCGGAAGCCACTCCTTTTTCATCCCACAGATCCTCCCATTTACACTCCAAATGGACAACGAGTTGCCGCAATGATCGTCACACCGACCTGGTGGAAAGATCAACCGCTGGGAGAACTGGTGATGGTGAAGTACGAAGATAGCGAATTGTTCACCGCGGATGATTTCAAGCTCCTTTCACTCTTGAGTGAGGAAATCGCCGGAGCTGTTCATAATGCAATCATTCATTACAAAACCAAAGAGCTGACCATTAAAGATGATTTAACGGAAGCGTACAACCGTAGATATTTCGAAGAGTATTTGGAAGAAGAATTTTTACGCGCAAAACGGTACGGATCCGATCTTTCACTGATCTTCTTTGACGTGGACAATCTAAAAGAAGTGAATGTGAAGTACGGCCATCTGATAGGGTCGAAAACACTGCAAGAAATCGCTCATCGAATCATTCTTACTGTTCGTGGTATTGACAAAGTGGTTCGTTACGGGGGCGATGAATTTTGCATTGTTTTGCCGGAGACAGACACGCAGGGCGCTTTACAGGTTGCGGACCGCATTCGTAGCACAATCGCAAGTAGACCTTTCCGGATCAGCGAAAACGCCCAGGTGAATCTGACCGGCAGCATTGGAATTGCTTCTTTTCCAGCTCATGCGAATACAAAGGATGATCTGGTTCGACAGGCCGATCGTGCGATGTTTACGATCAAAAATCAATCAAAGAATGCGATTGCGATCGCGCAATCAATCTAA
- a CDS encoding DUF4388 domain-containing protein, translating into MEEDLTIRGSLEESAIPELLRSVCRSKETGVLTCFIREHKKTVFVEKGQMVFAASTSMDDRLGEFLLRSGRITVRSFLDATKIVRPGKRLGAILCENGAISADELVEGVRDQVRAIIISLFDAVKGTYELALKDVDTQEMILLNSSPEELIFSGTKTITSWSRISKGISSFTSVLVPVSDSDKVLMNLSLNPEESHLFSLCEKGRFKVEDICSMSYVSNFETCRILWAFLLIGALGIQESAESSEIPSYVPSSADLEADLHDLVEGYNDVYSHIYEYSQQKLGEDDADKLAERAIIQVQGTMPNVTRNLRMDVYGRLDFDVLLKNLSPIPETARFELVSAALEEIVCALLSEVGVLFGSGDQTRLAEEVKRIRSR; encoded by the coding sequence ATGGAAGAGGATTTAACGATCCGGGGATCGCTCGAAGAATCTGCGATTCCAGAGCTCTTGCGATCTGTTTGCAGGAGCAAAGAAACCGGTGTGCTGACCTGTTTTATCCGGGAACACAAGAAAACGGTGTTTGTGGAGAAAGGCCAAATGGTATTCGCCGCCTCCACTTCCATGGATGACCGGTTAGGAGAATTTCTGTTGCGGTCCGGTCGCATTACGGTGCGAAGCTTTCTGGACGCAACGAAGATCGTGCGACCGGGAAAAAGATTGGGCGCTATTCTTTGCGAAAACGGCGCCATCAGCGCCGATGAACTCGTGGAGGGCGTCCGGGATCAGGTCCGCGCCATTATCATCAGCCTGTTTGATGCGGTGAAAGGCACCTACGAGCTTGCGTTGAAGGACGTGGATACGCAGGAGATGATTTTGCTGAACTCCAGTCCGGAGGAGCTTATTTTTTCCGGCACCAAAACGATTACGTCATGGTCACGGATCAGCAAGGGTATCAGCTCTTTTACAAGCGTTCTCGTGCCGGTCAGCGATTCGGACAAAGTGCTCATGAATCTGAGCCTGAATCCTGAGGAATCGCATCTGTTCTCGCTTTGCGAGAAAGGCCGTTTTAAAGTCGAAGACATTTGCAGCATGAGCTATGTTTCGAATTTTGAAACATGCCGCATCCTGTGGGCCTTTCTTCTGATTGGAGCTCTGGGAATACAGGAATCCGCCGAATCGAGTGAAATTCCCAGTTACGTTCCTTCTTCTGCCGACCTGGAGGCAGATCTTCACGATCTCGTGGAAGGATACAACGATGTTTACTCTCATATATATGAATATTCTCAGCAAAAATTAGGAGAGGATGATGCGGACAAGCTGGCCGAACGCGCGATCATTCAGGTTCAGGGTACGATGCCGAATGTGACGAGAAACCTCCGGATGGATGTTTATGGTCGATTGGACTTTGATGTACTTTTGAAAAATCTGTCACCAATTCCTGAAACCGCCAGGTTCGAGCTTGTTTCCGCTGCGCTCGAAGAAATTGTTTGCGCTTTGCTATCTGAAGTTGGCGTCCTCTTTGGCTCCGGTGACCAGACCCGGCTGGCAGAAGAAGTCAAAAGGATAAGATCGCGTTAG
- a CDS encoding mitochondrial K+-H+ exchange-related family protein has product MTGLQEANSISEIRVAWLYLSAEEDPQTPDLLFFEEQIIHEPGWKKASDKGRELWQRLKQRYERVACEAFAGDRFVRRLRSFRKVTVALNRPIDPAEVRMKLKRMLRDRSYHHLRWLFIDLALLPLSLFIMVVPGPNVIGYYLLFRVFSHWKSYRSASQTDMDQVDICIDDRAQEVSAFLRKAKDLKTGLLELREKYGLRALQEHQFVPQSMQRLLHLLRTDH; this is encoded by the coding sequence ATGACTGGCTTACAGGAGGCGAATTCTATATCTGAGATCCGTGTTGCCTGGCTTTATCTCAGTGCAGAAGAAGATCCGCAGACACCGGACTTATTGTTTTTCGAAGAGCAGATCATTCACGAACCTGGATGGAAGAAAGCCTCTGATAAGGGGCGCGAGCTCTGGCAACGATTGAAACAGAGGTATGAACGAGTCGCATGTGAAGCGTTTGCCGGTGATCGATTTGTTCGCAGGCTTCGATCTTTTCGAAAAGTTACGGTTGCTCTGAACCGGCCGATTGATCCTGCTGAAGTTCGAATGAAATTAAAACGAATGTTGCGGGACCGCTCTTATCATCACCTGCGATGGTTGTTCATTGATCTGGCTTTACTTCCTCTTTCCTTATTTATTATGGTGGTGCCCGGTCCGAATGTGATCGGTTACTACCTTCTCTTTCGCGTTTTTTCTCACTGGAAATCCTACCGTTCCGCTTCCCAGACTGATATGGATCAAGTGGACATTTGCATAGATGATCGCGCGCAGGAGGTCAGCGCTTTCCTCAGGAAAGCCAAGGATCTCAAGACCGGTTTGCTCGAATTGCGGGAAAAATACGGATTGCGCGCTCTGCAAGAACATCAGTTTGTTCCCCAATCCATGCAACGCCTGTTACACCTGCTTCGAACGGACCACTAG
- a CDS encoding arginine decarboxylase, pyruvoyl-dependent, with amino-acid sequence MVPKTCFLTKGKGVHREKLTSFEMALRDASIAPLNLVRVSSIFPPNCKILSIQEGKKYLRPGQITFAVMSESATNEPHRLIAASVGVAIPRDKNLFGYLSEHHSFGETEKEAGDYAEDLAAGMLATTLGLEFDADKSWDANREIYQLSDHIVGARNVTQSAVGHKDHLWTTVIAAAIFVEFDVQPANS; translated from the coding sequence ATGGTACCTAAAACGTGTTTTTTGACGAAAGGAAAAGGCGTTCACAGAGAAAAATTAACAAGTTTTGAAATGGCGCTGCGCGATGCGAGTATTGCGCCTTTGAACCTTGTGCGCGTTTCTTCTATTTTTCCGCCAAACTGCAAAATTCTTTCGATACAAGAAGGGAAAAAATATTTGCGACCCGGTCAGATCACGTTTGCGGTTATGTCGGAGAGCGCAACGAATGAGCCACACCGTTTGATTGCCGCTTCGGTAGGAGTTGCGATACCAAGAGACAAGAATCTATTCGGCTATCTGTCGGAACACCACAGTTTTGGTGAAACGGAAAAGGAAGCGGGTGACTATGCTGAGGATCTTGCCGCCGGTATGCTTGCAACGACCCTGGGTCTGGAGTTCGATGCCGACAAAAGCTGGGACGCAAACAGAGAAATCTACCAGCTTTCCGATCACATTGTCGGCGCGCGCAATGTGACGCAATCAGCGGTTGGTCATAAAGACCATTTATGGACTACCGTGATTGCCGCTGCGATTTTTGTAGAGTTTGATGTGCAGCCTGCTAATTCCTAA
- a CDS encoding adenylosuccinate lyase produces MRFFDAVSPFDARYYGADERFYGKVHNYLSEEAGIRYFLRIEAALVETLADYGFCTREISREVSGACNHVTAAEVYEEEARIQHNIRAIVNSIRRKISEKARGYVHLFATSNDIMDTAAALRFKEFGLQVLVPDLVELVELLVQMARQEAETPQIGRTHGQHAEPITFGYAIALFVSRLGGRVLKLEQACRSLRGKFSGPVGAHNALSLAVGNRALSFERDLLAKLGLEPSPTGISSQLTEQEPVTDLAYTAVSMMGILANFADDMRHLYRTEIGEIKEKFQPERVGSSTMPHKVNPKDFENVKSFWKAYVPRLTTVLMDQISEHQRDLTNSASGRFLTELFAAADYAIYRTANVVRQIEVNRPKMRENLDFSRDAIIAEPLYILLGLHGCPDPYDWSKKLVNASRQTGKKMTELVEAEKELKPYFSKFTPEERELINHPEKYVGNSVSGTMETCDYWLRQCEEVRQRL; encoded by the coding sequence ATGAGGTTTTTTGATGCGGTGTCCCCGTTTGACGCGAGATACTACGGAGCGGATGAACGATTCTATGGAAAAGTCCACAATTATCTATCGGAAGAAGCTGGCATTCGCTACTTTCTACGAATCGAAGCTGCGCTTGTGGAAACTCTGGCGGACTATGGTTTTTGCACACGTGAAATCAGCAGAGAAGTTTCTGGCGCGTGCAATCACGTAACCGCTGCCGAAGTTTACGAAGAGGAAGCCCGAATCCAGCACAATATCAGAGCGATTGTAAACAGCATTCGGCGAAAAATCAGTGAAAAGGCCCGCGGTTACGTGCACCTGTTCGCAACATCCAACGACATTATGGATACGGCCGCGGCTCTCCGATTCAAAGAGTTCGGGCTGCAAGTCCTTGTGCCGGATTTGGTCGAACTGGTAGAACTTTTGGTACAGATGGCGCGCCAGGAAGCGGAAACACCACAAATTGGACGAACCCACGGGCAACATGCAGAGCCAATCACTTTTGGGTACGCAATAGCTTTGTTTGTGAGCCGCCTTGGAGGTCGAGTACTGAAACTGGAGCAGGCCTGCAGGTCACTTCGCGGGAAGTTTTCCGGTCCGGTTGGCGCTCATAACGCGCTTTCTCTGGCCGTCGGCAATCGCGCGCTTTCTTTTGAACGGGACCTGCTGGCCAAACTTGGCCTGGAACCAAGTCCTACCGGCATTTCCTCACAACTAACGGAACAGGAACCGGTTACGGATCTTGCCTATACCGCAGTTTCGATGATGGGAATCCTGGCCAATTTTGCGGACGATATGCGTCATTTGTATCGAACCGAAATCGGTGAGATCAAGGAAAAATTTCAACCTGAGAGAGTGGGTTCTTCCACCATGCCTCACAAAGTGAATCCAAAAGATTTTGAAAATGTGAAGTCATTCTGGAAAGCTTACGTGCCCCGACTGACCACCGTGCTGATGGATCAAATCTCTGAACACCAGCGTGACCTGACAAATTCGGCAAGCGGAAGATTTCTAACCGAATTGTTTGCAGCAGCCGATTATGCAATTTACCGTACTGCGAATGTGGTTCGTCAAATCGAGGTAAACCGTCCAAAGATGCGAGAAAATCTGGACTTTTCCCGCGACGCAATCATCGCGGAACCACTCTATATTCTGCTGGGCCTTCATGGTTGTCCGGACCCATACGACTGGTCTAAAAAATTGGTAAATGCTTCGCGCCAAACCGGGAAAAAAATGACGGAGCTTGTGGAAGCGGAAAAAGAATTAAAGCCCTACTTCTCAAAATTCACACCGGAAGAACGGGAGCTCATCAATCATCCAGAGAAATATGTCGGGAACTCTGTCTCCGGGACAATGGAGACGTGCGACTACTGGCTGCGACAATGCGAAGAAGTCCGGCAGCGTTTGTAG
- the tig gene encoding trigger factor, with product MKTEIENVTDVKKVIHFEIPWEDVDKHIKQAIRLISKNARIPGFRPGKAPESLIRNKYAQHIKDEVIQHVVPEAYKDAISQNELEVISEPEIHDVLYTEGSPFVFKVTVETKPKIELKDYKGLPLKTLPVEIKDEEVDSMLKSYQQRAAELIPLEDTAADKGHFVSAKVQATLDTDKKQKLFDDRTLIEIGSEENHPAFNEHVSGKKAGEHVEFDAVYAADYPEKSIAGKTIHYSLDVENVNEKRLPAIDDEFAKDLGDFTSLSDLREKIKKDLTQVKTSQQRGQLQDQALGKLIEENPFEVPESLVNEETASAMKHYAYSLHQRRMNLDDPELKWDEIRARFTRQADNTVRGSLIMEAIARAENIEVTEEDIEKRIQLIAEQERRAPEAVKAEMMKEQERMDRLKHRILLSKTADFIIDNAQIEYIGKESEKHNENS from the coding sequence TTGAAGACTGAAATTGAAAACGTTACTGATGTAAAGAAGGTTATCCACTTCGAAATTCCCTGGGAAGATGTTGATAAGCACATCAAACAAGCGATTCGACTTATCTCAAAGAACGCGCGCATTCCTGGTTTTCGGCCTGGCAAAGCCCCGGAAAGTCTGATCCGGAACAAGTACGCTCAGCACATAAAAGATGAAGTGATTCAGCATGTGGTGCCGGAAGCTTACAAAGATGCCATTTCTCAAAACGAGCTTGAAGTCATTTCAGAGCCCGAGATTCACGATGTTCTCTATACCGAAGGTTCTCCTTTTGTTTTCAAGGTCACTGTCGAAACAAAACCCAAAATCGAGTTGAAGGACTATAAAGGACTTCCTTTAAAAACTTTGCCGGTGGAAATTAAAGACGAAGAAGTCGATTCCATGTTGAAATCTTATCAACAGAGGGCAGCGGAGCTCATCCCTCTTGAAGACACTGCGGCGGATAAAGGACATTTTGTGTCGGCAAAAGTGCAGGCAACTCTTGATACGGACAAGAAACAGAAGCTATTCGATGATCGCACGCTCATTGAAATCGGTTCGGAAGAGAATCATCCCGCGTTCAATGAGCACGTCTCGGGAAAGAAAGCCGGAGAGCACGTGGAATTCGATGCCGTCTATGCAGCGGATTACCCGGAAAAGTCCATTGCCGGGAAAACAATCCATTATTCACTCGATGTGGAAAACGTTAACGAAAAACGGTTGCCGGCAATTGACGATGAATTTGCAAAGGATCTTGGAGATTTTACCTCGTTGTCCGACCTCCGCGAAAAAATCAAGAAAGATCTGACTCAAGTGAAAACCAGTCAGCAGCGCGGACAGCTCCAGGATCAAGCACTGGGAAAACTGATTGAAGAAAATCCTTTCGAGGTTCCGGAAAGTCTAGTAAACGAGGAGACTGCATCGGCAATGAAACATTATGCTTATTCACTTCATCAGCGCAGGATGAACCTGGATGATCCCGAGTTGAAATGGGATGAGATTCGCGCTCGTTTCACCCGTCAGGCGGACAATACAGTTCGCGGATCGCTGATCATGGAAGCGATCGCGCGCGCTGAGAATATTGAAGTCACAGAAGAAGATATCGAAAAGCGTATTCAACTAATCGCCGAGCAGGAGCGCAGAGCTCCTGAAGCGGTAAAAGCGGAGATGATGAAAGAGCAAGAGCGAATGGACCGGCTGAAACACAGGATTTTGCTGTCAAAAACTGCGGATTTCATCATTGATAACGCCCAAATTGAGTATATTGGGAAAGAAAGCGAGAAACACAATGAAAATTCCTGA